Proteins from a genomic interval of Sporolactobacillus sp. Y61:
- a CDS encoding ABC transporter ATP-binding protein, giving the protein MSDVKITVDDVSKVFYKKGGSTAALRHVTLQVREGEFVCLLGPSGCGKSTLLRILAGLEKPSSGSFTIRPGSRDRPLQSMVFQENGVIPWMTVWENVAFGLKVRGAPGSVVRSRVEEYLEKTGLSESARLYPKELSGGMKQRVSIARAFANDPEILLMDEPFASLDEQNKIILQEELLTIWAETKKTVVFITHNIDEALLLSDRMELMSSQPGTITESIDVRLDRPRTIEKVRADSGMAKLFVKIHHHLRQEVTASRTAKNKEDM; this is encoded by the coding sequence ATGTCAGATGTAAAAATCACTGTCGATGATGTTTCAAAAGTTTTTTATAAGAAGGGAGGCAGTACGGCTGCATTGCGCCATGTCACCCTCCAGGTACGGGAGGGGGAATTTGTCTGCCTGCTTGGACCGTCCGGCTGTGGTAAATCGACATTACTGCGTATCCTGGCCGGCCTGGAAAAGCCGAGTTCAGGCTCTTTTACAATCCGGCCCGGTTCCAGAGACCGCCCGCTTCAGTCGATGGTTTTTCAGGAAAACGGGGTCATTCCCTGGATGACGGTGTGGGAAAATGTGGCATTTGGGCTGAAAGTCCGCGGTGCCCCAGGATCGGTCGTCCGCTCCCGTGTAGAGGAATATCTGGAAAAAACCGGTCTGAGCGAGTCCGCCCGTCTATATCCGAAAGAATTGTCCGGCGGAATGAAGCAGCGGGTATCAATTGCCCGGGCTTTTGCCAATGACCCGGAAATTTTGTTGATGGATGAACCCTTTGCCTCACTTGATGAACAGAATAAGATCATACTGCAGGAGGAACTGCTCACCATATGGGCGGAGACGAAAAAAACCGTTGTCTTTATCACACATAACATCGATGAAGCACTGCTTCTGAGCGACCGGATGGAACTGATGTCGTCCCAGCCGGGGACGATAACAGAGTCTATCGATGTCCGTCTCGATCGCCCGCGGACCATTGAAAAGGTGCGCGCGGACAGTGGCATGGCGAAGCTGTTTGTGAAGATTCACCATCATTTGCGGCAGGAAGTCACGGCTTCCCGCACGGCAAAAAATAAGGAGGATATGTAA
- a CDS encoding ABC transporter permease, translating into MSEQDKKMIESEREEWRRRRRRGRLKQSLTIASPVFLLMIWEILSRTNLVDARFFPPPTEIIGTFIDLMASGELFNHLTISLLRIAGGFFLGVIPGIIIGLFMGLYKPVKLFVQPIVMSLMPIPTIALLPIFIILFGIGEVSKVITIATSVFFPVVINTAAGVMGIDSIYMDVARNFGATGKDYMLKIALPGALPVMFEGIQMGQAIALLTIVAAEMVGATSGIGYLIWTSYSAFVMKEMYVGLVLISFFGYLFSLGVRALQSRMVPWQ; encoded by the coding sequence ATGAGTGAACAGGATAAAAAAATGATTGAGAGTGAGCGTGAGGAATGGCGCAGACGCAGGCGGAGAGGACGGCTGAAGCAATCGCTGACGATTGCCTCTCCCGTTTTCCTCTTGATGATCTGGGAAATACTCTCACGAACAAATCTTGTCGACGCCCGTTTCTTTCCGCCGCCGACTGAAATTATCGGTACCTTTATCGATCTGATGGCATCCGGCGAACTGTTTAACCATTTAACAATCAGTCTGCTGCGGATCGCCGGCGGTTTTTTCCTCGGCGTCATTCCGGGCATCATCATCGGTCTGTTCATGGGTCTTTATAAGCCGGTAAAACTGTTTGTGCAGCCGATTGTCATGAGTCTGATGCCGATTCCGACCATTGCCCTGCTTCCGATTTTCATCATCCTGTTCGGGATTGGTGAAGTATCGAAAGTGATCACTATTGCAACAAGTGTCTTTTTTCCTGTCGTGATCAATACAGCGGCGGGGGTGATGGGCATTGACAGCATCTACATGGATGTCGCAAGAAATTTCGGAGCAACAGGCAAGGACTATATGCTGAAAATTGCATTGCCCGGCGCACTGCCTGTCATGTTCGAAGGGATTCAGATGGGGCAGGCGATCGCCCTTCTGACGATCGTTGCCGCCGAAATGGTCGGCGCCACGTCAGGTATTGGTTACCTGATCTGGACCTCGTACAGTGCATTTGTCATGAAGGAAATGTACGTTGGTCTCGTTCTGATCTCTTTCTTCGGCTACCTGTTTTCGCTTGGCGTCCGCGCCCTGCAGAGCAGAATGGTCCCGTGGCAGTAA
- a CDS encoding HIT domain-containing protein, whose translation MNWRKNRIESARNGTNPMVLAQMKSGYAVIGDTQFLPGYCVLLPKKEVFSLNDLSVSERSQFLTDMSLIGDVIIDVCHPIRVNYDILGNTDAFLHAHIFPRYEWEKEEQRKKPVWLYDASNWFDADKQFNMEKHGKLKNELARNLSTVCEK comes from the coding sequence GTGAACTGGAGAAAAAACAGAATTGAATCAGCAAGAAACGGAACGAATCCGATGGTTCTGGCCCAAATGAAAAGCGGCTACGCGGTCATTGGCGATACGCAGTTTCTGCCCGGCTATTGCGTCCTGCTTCCGAAAAAAGAAGTGTTCAGCCTGAATGATTTATCAGTCTCTGAACGCTCGCAGTTTCTAACGGATATGAGCCTGATTGGAGACGTCATCATCGATGTCTGTCATCCGATACGTGTCAATTACGATATCCTGGGCAATACTGACGCGTTTTTGCACGCTCATATTTTTCCCCGGTATGAGTGGGAAAAAGAAGAGCAAAGAAAAAAGCCGGTGTGGCTCTATGATGCCTCCAACTGGTTTGATGCAGACAAACAGTTCAACATGGAAAAACACGGAAAACTGAAAAATGAGCTCGCCAGGAATCTGTCGACAGTGTGTGAAAAATGA
- a CDS encoding GNAT family N-acetyltransferase codes for MLTLVELTPELEDNYNDYLSEWKESGERVVPEASDKGSHTWSQFLAGLEEGKTDVVRRRDWVPATLYFLADDHMRLYGAVQLRHELNDALLDFGGHMGYGIRPLERHKGYATLMLAMALNKARNLQLTRVLITCDKNNIGSAKTITNNGGILENERQHKERITQRYWIEL; via the coding sequence ATGTTGACATTAGTTGAACTGACGCCAGAACTTGAAGACAATTATAATGATTACTTATCGGAATGGAAAGAGTCCGGGGAAAGGGTTGTTCCAGAGGCTTCGGACAAAGGAAGTCACACCTGGTCGCAATTCCTGGCGGGCCTGGAAGAGGGAAAAACCGATGTGGTGCGCAGGCGTGACTGGGTTCCGGCAACCTTATACTTTTTGGCGGACGATCACATGCGCCTTTATGGGGCGGTGCAGTTGCGCCATGAATTGAATGACGCTTTACTCGATTTCGGCGGGCACATGGGTTATGGCATTCGCCCTTTGGAACGGCATAAGGGCTACGCAACCCTGATGCTGGCCATGGCACTGAATAAAGCACGCAACCTTCAACTCACACGTGTGCTCATCACTTGTGATAAGAATAATATAGGTTCTGCGAAAACAATCACCAATAATGGCGGTATCCTTGAAAATGAAAGGCAACATAAAGAGCGGATCACTCAGCGCTACTGGATCGAACTGTAA
- a CDS encoding ASCH domain-containing protein: MTNDKAIQAFWNDFKKRQGFTHNNYQAWAFGNTPDMADELADLVVKGIKTATTSARELYEKGEPLPQVGEFNMILDGSGDPVAMTRTVVVETLPYRLVTWEHAWHEGEGDRTLAYWRRVHEAFFKQEYAEAGVTFTENMPCVCEVFELVYKKGD; this comes from the coding sequence ATGACGAACGATAAAGCAATTCAGGCTTTCTGGAACGATTTTAAAAAGAGGCAGGGGTTCACGCATAACAATTATCAGGCCTGGGCGTTTGGCAATACGCCTGATATGGCTGATGAACTGGCTGATCTTGTTGTTAAAGGGATAAAAACAGCAACAACCTCAGCCCGTGAACTCTATGAAAAGGGCGAACCCCTTCCGCAAGTCGGCGAGTTCAACATGATTCTTGATGGCAGCGGTGACCCTGTGGCAATGACCCGAACCGTTGTTGTAGAAACTCTTCCCTATCGCTTAGTCACCTGGGAGCATGCCTGGCACGAAGGGGAAGGGGACCGCACACTGGCATATTGGCGCCGTGTCCATGAAGCCTTTTTCAAACAGGAATATGCTGAAGCCGGGGTGACGTTTACCGAAAACATGCCATGTGTCTGCGAAGTTTTTGAATTGGTATATAAGAAGGGTGATTAA
- a CDS encoding class I SAM-dependent methyltransferase, translated as MQSQKDYWNKVAGDKRFTTPFRLDLFSRYVSKDDRILDYGCGYGRTLSELSSRHFTHLYGVDFSEEMIQRARFNESDEMKLSAINSGKLPFEDHTFDAVLLLAVLTCVHKDEEQDAIISEIKRVLKPGGIIYVNDFLINADERNVMRYKRYEQKYGAYGVFELPDGAVLRHHDDERVKIWTEGFEDLVYEKVVYRTMNGHCSNGLVYIGRGNKNQ; from the coding sequence ATGCAAAGCCAGAAAGACTACTGGAATAAAGTGGCAGGTGATAAGCGGTTTACTACTCCTTTTCGATTGGATCTTTTTTCCAGGTATGTATCGAAAGATGATAGAATACTGGACTATGGCTGCGGCTATGGTCGAACGTTATCGGAGTTGAGCAGCCGTCATTTTACTCATTTATACGGGGTTGATTTCTCAGAAGAAATGATTCAGCGTGCCCGGTTTAATGAATCTGACGAAATGAAGCTTTCTGCCATAAACAGCGGCAAGTTACCTTTTGAGGATCACACTTTTGACGCGGTGCTGCTGCTTGCTGTTCTTACCTGCGTCCATAAAGATGAAGAGCAGGACGCAATCATCAGCGAAATCAAGCGTGTTTTAAAACCTGGCGGCATCATTTACGTGAATGATTTTCTGATAAATGCCGATGAGCGAAATGTCATGCGGTATAAAAGGTACGAACAAAAATATGGGGCGTATGGCGTCTTCGAATTACCGGATGGTGCGGTCCTGAGGCATCATGATGATGAACGTGTAAAAATCTGGACAGAGGGTTTTGAGGATTTAGTATATGAAAAGGTTGTTTACAGGACAATGAATGGACATTGTTCAAATGGTCTCGTTTACATAGGAAGAGGGAACAAAAATCAGTAA
- a CDS encoding aldo/keto reductase, protein MSIVTIGKSQVKTVPLGLGTNKVGGHNLFAGLSEKDGRETVRAALKSGIQLLDTAFMYGKGRSEELIGEVIRDFPRDQVIIADKAAHDFSSGQMVLNNDPQFLRQSVDKALKRLKTDYIDIFYIHFPDEKTPKSEAVGALQELKEAGKIRAIGISNFSLEQTREANQDGYVDVVENYYSLIHRDEEINLFPYLRDAGISFVPYFPLESGLLTGKFNKETTFDESDPRSKNKKFTGQAFQKTMEAVDTLRPIARRHHVDVLQVVLAWYLENPDLTAVIPGARNAGQIPGIVQSLDVQLSKEEYDLIDQNFSTR, encoded by the coding sequence ATGAGCATCGTGACGATTGGAAAAAGCCAGGTCAAAACCGTCCCACTTGGGCTGGGGACAAATAAAGTCGGAGGCCATAACCTGTTTGCCGGTTTATCGGAGAAAGACGGTCGGGAAACCGTTCGGGCCGCGCTGAAATCAGGTATTCAACTGCTGGATACAGCTTTTATGTACGGTAAAGGGCGCTCAGAGGAATTAATCGGAGAAGTCATCAGGGATTTTCCAAGAGATCAGGTGATTATTGCCGATAAAGCTGCCCATGACTTTTCAAGCGGTCAAATGGTACTAAATAATGATCCTCAGTTTCTGAGACAATCAGTGGACAAGGCTCTGAAACGACTGAAGACGGATTATATCGATATTTTTTATATCCATTTTCCTGATGAAAAAACACCAAAAAGTGAAGCAGTCGGCGCCCTCCAGGAATTAAAAGAAGCAGGGAAAATTCGAGCCATCGGCATTTCCAATTTTTCATTAGAACAGACCAGGGAAGCTAATCAGGACGGTTATGTGGATGTGGTTGAGAATTATTACAGCCTGATCCACCGTGATGAAGAAATAAATTTATTCCCTTATTTGCGAGACGCGGGGATTTCCTTTGTCCCGTACTTCCCGCTTGAATCCGGACTGCTTACAGGCAAGTTCAACAAAGAGACGACGTTTGACGAAAGTGACCCACGCAGTAAAAATAAGAAATTTACGGGTCAGGCGTTCCAAAAGACGATGGAGGCGGTTGATACCCTTCGCCCGATTGCGCGCAGGCACCATGTTGACGTCCTTCAGGTTGTCCTGGCATGGTACCTGGAAAATCCTGATCTGACTGCTGTAATTCCGGGTGCCCGTAATGCCGGACAGATACCAGGCATTGTCCAGTCTCTGGATGTTCAACTGTCAAAAGAAGAATATGATCTTATTGACCAAAACTTCTCAACCCGATAA
- a CDS encoding histidine phosphatase family protein: protein MQEAQDRVIGFLNILLRNYRDQTLVISSHGTLLSVMIHYFDSDYGFQNFKLMKHLMPWIVKFVFSNEKCILIESYDVFQSVKHVLWSGN from the coding sequence CTGCAGGAAGCCCAGGACCGTGTTATCGGCTTCTTAAATATATTACTGCGTAACTATAGGGATCAAACGTTAGTCATCAGCAGTCACGGCACGCTTCTCAGTGTAATGATTCATTACTTTGATTCGGACTATGGATTCCAGAATTTTAAACTTATGAAGCATCTGATGCCTTGGATTGTCAAGTTTGTCTTTTCAAATGAGAAATGTATTTTAATTGAATCATATGATGTTTTCCAATCTGTGAAGCACGTGCTCTGGTCGGGTAACTAA
- a CDS encoding histidine phosphatase family protein, translating into MTIIYFVRHAESDARVHNDRCRPLTGKGLKDRTLVTDFLQDKDVNTVFSSPYQRALDTIRHFTDKKGMPIHHVPGFRERTIGQWVDDFQSYAKRQWADFQYKLPAGKACRKPRTVLSAS; encoded by the coding sequence ATGACCATCATCTATTTTGTCCGGCATGCTGAGTCAGATGCCCGTGTCCACAATGACAGATGTCGACCATTAACCGGCAAGGGGTTGAAGGACAGAACACTGGTTACCGACTTTCTTCAGGATAAAGACGTCAATACTGTTTTTTCAAGCCCGTATCAGCGTGCGTTGGATACCATCCGTCATTTTACAGATAAAAAAGGTATGCCCATTCATCATGTTCCGGGTTTTCGTGAACGAACTATCGGACAATGGGTGGATGATTTTCAATCATATGCAAAAAGACAGTGGGCAGATTTTCAGTATAAGCTTCCTGCCGGGAAAGCCTGCAGGAAGCCCAGGACCGTGTTATCGGCTTCTTAA
- a CDS encoding C39 family peptidase, with protein sequence MTALLDVPLIRQRPELPTGCEAVALTMALHYYGVNVDKETVVRQMPRDSTPLIENPDGSVRSWGDPEVGFVGDPYGDGVTINPKPLKQVLDHYRGGGTALYGKDFKVIEQAVGEGKPVLVWFTISHEMPVMRYWKTPAGKMFLPRDRCTVLSSPAQMMISSLSTTANLLSGAEKMFGWKKESSFGFTMQWDAEH encoded by the coding sequence TTGACAGCTCTTTTGGATGTCCCTCTGATCCGGCAGCGACCGGAACTGCCGACCGGATGTGAGGCGGTCGCCCTGACGATGGCCCTTCATTATTATGGAGTAAATGTGGATAAGGAGACTGTGGTCCGGCAGATGCCGCGCGACAGCACACCGCTGATCGAAAACCCGGATGGTTCCGTGAGAAGCTGGGGCGATCCGGAAGTCGGCTTTGTCGGAGATCCTTATGGCGATGGTGTCACGATTAACCCGAAGCCATTAAAGCAGGTCCTTGACCATTATCGCGGTGGCGGGACGGCACTTTATGGAAAAGATTTCAAGGTTATTGAGCAGGCTGTTGGCGAAGGGAAACCGGTCCTTGTCTGGTTCACAATCTCCCATGAGATGCCGGTCATGCGATACTGGAAGACTCCTGCCGGAAAAATGTTTTTGCCCCGAGACCGCTGCACTGTATTGTCGTCACCGGCACAAATGATGATTTCGTCACTTTCAACGACTGCGAATCTACTGAGCGGAGCGGAAAAAATGTTCGGGTGGAAAAAGGAAAGTTCATTCGGATTTACGATGCAATGGGACGCAGAGCACTGA
- a CDS encoding AMP-binding protein, protein MDILTLQIPEHVNLYDEMVKQAKLHPKKVIIEDLSVALTYKKFLIAVNVMSGKLDQIVKGEKRVGIFLPNVAAQVIVLFALFKNEQQPCLLNFTMGTQNIIDCIETVSPMETVITSREFVKKADLEFVIEEMEKQVKVVYLEDVRSSITTFQKLSGLFGSRVSGLKKREQSEVILFTSGTESKPKGVILTHRNIYANIKQVFNHVALDEDRDRILNPLPLFHSFGMTVGSILPVVGNVKVFLYPSPLHYREIPKIVEKDKSTLFVATNTFFENYAKYATREQLHTLRIVVCGGEKLQKDVRDTYRDKFGIQIMEGYGATETSPIISLNTAQHHKEGTVGRLVPLMEARISKVEGVNEGGNLLLKGPNVMKGYLIHGKGFVPCGEWYNTGDIAEIDKDGYIRIISRLKRFAKIAAEMISLNKVEELALECFGESVFYAVSIPDKRRGEKIILFTTKEDVPVRKFKKFIKDKKMSLLYIPSEIKHIDEVPLLGSGKPNYWVLEKLAKKEE, encoded by the coding sequence GTGGACATTTTGACGTTGCAAATACCTGAGCATGTGAATCTGTATGATGAGATGGTGAAGCAGGCAAAATTACATCCTAAGAAAGTAATCATCGAAGATTTAAGCGTTGCGCTAACCTATAAAAAATTCTTAATCGCTGTCAATGTGATGAGCGGTAAGCTGGATCAGATTGTAAAGGGCGAGAAAAGGGTGGGCATTTTTCTGCCGAACGTCGCCGCACAGGTGATTGTCCTGTTCGCGCTGTTTAAAAATGAACAGCAGCCCTGTCTGCTGAATTTCACGATGGGCACGCAAAATATTATCGACTGCATCGAAACCGTCTCACCGATGGAGACCGTCATCACATCAAGGGAATTTGTGAAGAAGGCGGATCTCGAGTTTGTTATTGAAGAGATGGAAAAGCAGGTTAAAGTCGTTTACCTCGAAGATGTCCGCAGCAGTATCACCACATTTCAGAAGCTGTCCGGATTATTCGGATCCAGAGTGTCCGGTCTGAAGAAAAGGGAGCAGTCGGAAGTCATTCTGTTTACATCGGGAACCGAATCGAAACCAAAGGGGGTCATCCTGACACATCGGAACATTTATGCGAATATTAAACAGGTCTTTAATCATGTCGCACTCGATGAGGATAGGGACCGCATTTTAAACCCACTGCCACTCTTTCATTCTTTTGGCATGACAGTCGGTTCGATCCTTCCGGTTGTCGGGAATGTAAAAGTATTTCTCTACCCGTCACCACTCCATTACCGGGAAATCCCGAAGATCGTTGAAAAAGACAAAAGTACACTTTTTGTGGCGACCAATACTTTTTTCGAGAATTATGCAAAATATGCAACGAGAGAGCAGCTTCATACTCTGAGAATTGTCGTCTGCGGGGGTGAAAAGCTGCAGAAAGATGTCAGAGATACCTACCGCGATAAGTTTGGCATTCAAATTATGGAAGGATACGGAGCAACCGAAACGTCGCCGATTATTTCTCTGAATACCGCGCAGCACCATAAAGAAGGAACGGTCGGCCGTCTCGTTCCCCTGATGGAAGCCCGGATTTCCAAAGTGGAAGGAGTGAATGAAGGCGGTAACCTGCTACTTAAGGGGCCGAATGTTATGAAGGGCTACCTCATCCATGGAAAAGGATTCGTTCCGTGCGGAGAGTGGTATAATACCGGTGATATCGCTGAGATTGATAAGGATGGATATATTCGGATTATTTCCCGGTTAAAACGCTTCGCAAAAATAGCTGCAGAAATGATTTCATTAAATAAAGTTGAGGAACTGGCACTAGAATGCTTCGGCGAATCAGTTTTCTACGCCGTCAGTATCCCCGATAAGCGCAGGGGAGAAAAAATCATTCTGTTCACGACCAAAGAAGATGTCCCGGTCAGGAAGTTTAAAAAGTTCATCAAGGATAAGAAAATGTCTCTGCTCTATATTCCTTCCGAAATCAAACATATTGATGAAGTGCCACTGCTCGGCAGCGGGAAACCCAATTACTGGGTACTTGAGAAACTGGCCAAAAAAGAAGAATGA